One window of Cryptobacterium curtum DSM 15641 genomic DNA carries:
- a CDS encoding helix-turn-helix transcriptional regulator: MRIDRYLHTGSLPAFKAAFLSYFALAFFGIGLYRLWYQFNFYNLHFSADVGLVTVGANIVRVAVIAILVFLMARTRFRHISRSVFVWSGFVLMSASSVLYLLEIFFGGIQFEMLRIIIGGVGLVGGEIIWIFFLERLRPGEVFFCLAGGLALSCALSLVMGYLDDVVAGMVNLFIPALSVFAYWQSMEEIDRRQSPSFLKSGSGLLFGAGVNETPDSLYERKPLRTGMIQAVVAFFLYAFLLGMGLGYPDGSLRELSQMMRSIHQVLVIGLIAVVVGFVLVRGRAFDFQRYWLFQNVFMMASICLLMSHLAGAEELSTFLLTTAVTCFYFPMIFFICMIARHTRLTAAGVYAVVYGGSLLCMSAGRLIVHAVGPFVGENLWLLIAMALILVVESTLVLRAYFMDGHPLGFELARLAISTPLTQQVQQADQQKQHVSQPETRMTDRLTVFSERYGLTEVEQAIVSLIAQGRSRRVIADELKYSPNTIRNYTRIVYRKVGVHTKQELLDRL, from the coding sequence ATGCGTATTGATCGGTATTTACATACTGGCTCTTTACCTGCATTTAAAGCAGCGTTTCTTTCATATTTCGCTCTCGCCTTTTTCGGTATCGGACTGTATCGCCTGTGGTATCAGTTCAACTTCTACAATCTCCACTTTTCTGCTGACGTTGGCCTGGTAACAGTCGGGGCCAATATCGTCAGGGTTGCCGTTATTGCGATCTTGGTATTTCTCATGGCACGAACGCGGTTTCGGCATATATCGCGCAGCGTATTTGTGTGGTCGGGCTTTGTCCTGATGAGTGCGTCGAGTGTGCTCTATTTGCTCGAGATATTTTTTGGCGGTATTCAATTTGAGATGCTGCGCATTATCATCGGCGGTGTGGGGCTTGTCGGCGGCGAAATTATCTGGATATTTTTCCTTGAACGTTTGCGACCAGGTGAAGTGTTCTTCTGTTTGGCAGGCGGCTTGGCGTTGTCGTGCGCTCTTTCACTGGTGATGGGGTATCTCGATGATGTGGTAGCAGGCATGGTCAACCTGTTTATTCCTGCCTTGTCGGTATTTGCCTACTGGCAGTCCATGGAAGAAATCGACCGTCGCCAATCTCCATCTTTCTTAAAGAGCGGCAGCGGGTTGTTGTTTGGTGCTGGCGTAAACGAGACGCCCGACAGCTTGTATGAGCGAAAGCCCCTTCGCACGGGAATGATTCAGGCTGTAGTGGCCTTCTTTCTGTATGCGTTCTTGCTGGGCATGGGGCTTGGCTATCCGGACGGAAGTCTCCGTGAGTTATCCCAGATGATGCGCTCGATTCATCAGGTGCTCGTTATTGGTTTGATAGCCGTTGTGGTTGGCTTTGTGCTCGTACGTGGCCGTGCGTTTGACTTTCAGCGATACTGGCTGTTTCAGAACGTGTTTATGATGGCGAGTATCTGCCTGTTAATGAGCCATCTCGCAGGGGCGGAAGAGCTGAGTACGTTTCTTTTGACGACCGCTGTCACGTGCTTTTATTTCCCTATGATTTTCTTTATTTGTATGATCGCGCGGCATACACGACTGACGGCAGCAGGGGTGTATGCAGTGGTGTATGGCGGTTCACTTCTTTGTATGTCAGCAGGACGGTTGATTGTTCATGCGGTGGGGCCGTTTGTGGGCGAGAACCTGTGGCTTTTGATAGCGATGGCACTGATTTTGGTTGTTGAATCAACGTTGGTGTTGCGCGCCTATTTTATGGATGGTCATCCACTTGGTTTTGAGCTGGCGCGATTAGCGATAAGCACGCCATTGACACAGCAAGTACAGCAAGCCGATCAGCAAAAACAGCACGTATCACAACCCGAAACCCGGATGACAGATCGGTTAACCGTGTTTTCCGAGCGGTATGGTTTAACCGAAGTGG
- a CDS encoding FAD-binding protein yields the protein MSKQEHSIGQEHTSNQRHSSGQGHAFSRRNFIKGGALSAMGVAAAGALAACAQPKAKSESSATSSNKSDASTWKTAPSEVSSSDIVRTVQCDAVVVGCGFAGVTAFRELCEEGYKTVLIEKQAEGSFAAVGNEFASLNADILQQRGVPHIDPVEFFQNWMKITGNSANQDLVMKFAQNSEANSNWYLDRCTAEDFATMTTAFFPQTENQMDELSGIKFWPSVCSFYGDCNQTKLIGYNRQAGVDAGGEVKWQEEGFYVVMDNGTVKGLVTKAQDGYVKYEARAVVLATGGFGGNPDMLKDLIFDMEGMLVGDEQLSSMSTNDGAGVRMAYWAGAHLETTPIAGMNFRGLSVPGKMNCLPQAVWVDENGKRFCNEYYPTSEQRGLTTVFHSRKAKYAVLDSNFPTYRGYTLPQHAGFTANEANIKELQDSLDKAYAKFKGTYTESADDKKEAGHGPVTTIDYIADDTLEGLASQMGFTGSAVTDFVEQINHYNECCAVGADDQYGRDAKVLFPVNTPPYYACSYEPKFGETMVTCGGILTDGDQNALDKNLEPIPGLYVSGNDCGRRFGYEYITPIPGCSLGMAITLGRECGRSVGGYLKK from the coding sequence ATGAGCAAGCAAGAACACTCAATCGGACAGGAACACACCAGCAACCAACGGCATTCATCTGGACAAGGGCATGCATTTTCGCGTAGAAACTTTATAAAGGGCGGGGCACTCAGTGCCATGGGTGTCGCAGCAGCGGGCGCCTTGGCTGCGTGTGCACAGCCGAAGGCGAAAAGTGAAAGCAGTGCAACCTCATCGAACAAATCTGATGCTTCAACGTGGAAGACAGCTCCGTCAGAGGTTTCTTCTTCAGATATCGTGCGTACCGTTCAGTGCGATGCTGTTGTGGTGGGCTGTGGGTTTGCGGGCGTAACAGCATTTCGCGAGCTTTGCGAAGAAGGGTACAAGACCGTTCTTATCGAAAAGCAAGCAGAGGGTTCGTTTGCGGCGGTTGGCAACGAGTTTGCATCGCTTAATGCAGACATCTTGCAGCAACGTGGTGTGCCGCACATCGATCCGGTCGAGTTTTTCCAGAACTGGATGAAGATTACAGGCAATTCTGCCAACCAAGATCTGGTTATGAAGTTCGCGCAGAACTCAGAGGCGAATTCAAACTGGTATCTTGATCGCTGCACAGCGGAAGACTTTGCTACGATGACCACGGCATTCTTCCCACAGACCGAAAATCAGATGGACGAATTGTCGGGTATTAAATTCTGGCCGAGCGTTTGCAGTTTCTACGGCGATTGCAATCAGACGAAGCTCATCGGCTACAACCGTCAAGCTGGTGTTGATGCTGGTGGCGAAGTTAAATGGCAAGAAGAAGGCTTCTATGTTGTTATGGATAATGGCACGGTAAAGGGGTTGGTTACTAAGGCGCAAGACGGGTATGTGAAGTACGAAGCGCGCGCGGTGGTGCTTGCAACAGGCGGTTTCGGTGGCAATCCTGACATGCTGAAGGATTTAATATTCGATATGGAAGGCATGCTGGTGGGAGATGAACAGCTGAGCAGCATGTCAACCAACGACGGCGCAGGTGTGCGTATGGCCTATTGGGCAGGCGCTCATTTGGAAACCACGCCGATCGCTGGTATGAATTTTCGCGGGCTGTCGGTGCCGGGCAAAATGAACTGCCTGCCGCAGGCGGTCTGGGTTGACGAAAATGGTAAGCGTTTCTGTAACGAGTACTATCCCACGAGTGAGCAGCGCGGCCTTACCACCGTGTTCCATTCCCGCAAAGCGAAGTATGCCGTTCTCGATTCAAACTTTCCCACGTATCGCGGATACACCTTGCCGCAACATGCTGGATTTACGGCAAACGAGGCAAACATCAAGGAATTGCAGGATAGCCTGGATAAGGCATACGCCAAGTTCAAGGGCACATATACGGAAAGCGCCGACGATAAGAAAGAAGCGGGTCACGGTCCGGTTACAACTATCGATTACATTGCCGATGACACACTAGAGGGCCTGGCCAGTCAGATGGGCTTTACGGGTTCGGCTGTCACTGATTTTGTCGAGCAGATTAATCATTACAACGAATGCTGTGCTGTCGGGGCAGATGATCAATATGGCCGCGATGCGAAAGTATTGTTCCCGGTTAATACGCCGCCGTACTATGCGTGCAGTTATGAGCCCAAATTTGGCGAGACCATGGTTACCTGTGGTGGCATCCTTACCGATGGCGATCAGAACGCGCTTGATAAGAACCTCGAGCCCATTCCCGGTCTGTATGTGTCGGGCAACGACTGCGGCCGTCGTTTTGGTTATGAGTACATTACGCCTATTCCTGGCTGCAGCTTAGGAATGGCCATTACGCTCGGTCGGGAATGCGGTCGTTCGGTTGGCGGTTATCTGAAGAAATAA
- a CDS encoding response regulator transcription factor, which yields MNRIRAFNPAVLSAFLCFASTTVIFSPNASIFRGSGEPAFMAWFIFPLFLGALATSLIWGTAQRTHIHTPLESSNTAFSFAVASVYAISTCCFIIPALSIATPPIIPAIAGFASGCALVLICSKWAEILSALNFREAIAFSACACIGSSLIGMGFSLLPLALRVVLFCIGVLVSGFAPFFLSHMTAQQAGGTVSQYLTSSHDPHNSKDRTRTTAQQADNESYRTQADKSEEEGNFKTSDLIATMKLPAIALIIYAFMMSVMKYQPLGLVDGEYIGGALAALCIIPLLFIKGDKPLSSLLYRVIAPIIGGIVIVLVSLPPSSVVHSIALVGVYVFLSALAILALAQIIAIMNAGEFPAAFVTCAALASGSVVSLIGLIWTKLFGGLSDYQPIVFVLISLYCALMLISFGWESWQRITQEARPNDADNNQASSASFSRGLPRIPKSLSDKLTNRENEILVFLGRGYSISYIAEKLFISESTVRTHVKHIYAKLGIHSREDLFALIDQSAEVETI from the coding sequence ATGAATCGAATTCGCGCCTTCAATCCTGCCGTTTTGAGTGCCTTTTTGTGCTTTGCCTCGACGACCGTGATATTCAGCCCCAACGCGTCGATCTTCCGAGGATCCGGAGAGCCCGCATTTATGGCTTGGTTTATTTTCCCGCTGTTCCTTGGCGCACTTGCCACGTCGTTGATATGGGGCACCGCTCAACGAACACACATCCATACTCCTCTGGAATCTTCCAACACAGCTTTTTCTTTTGCTGTGGCGTCGGTCTATGCCATTTCAACGTGCTGCTTTATTATCCCGGCGTTATCGATAGCCACTCCACCAATTATTCCTGCCATAGCAGGCTTTGCCAGTGGCTGTGCGCTCGTATTAATCTGTTCAAAGTGGGCCGAGATTCTTTCTGCACTGAACTTTCGGGAAGCCATCGCGTTTAGCGCTTGTGCTTGTATTGGGTCATCCCTTATTGGCATGGGTTTTTCTCTTCTGCCTTTGGCTTTACGTGTTGTCCTCTTCTGCATCGGTGTTTTAGTGAGTGGCTTCGCTCCGTTTTTTCTTTCGCATATGACTGCACAACAGGCAGGCGGTACAGTATCTCAATATTTAACCAGCTCGCATGACCCGCATAATTCTAAAGATCGAACTCGCACGACTGCACAGCAAGCAGACAACGAATCATACCGCACTCAAGCGGACAAGTCAGAGGAAGAGGGCAACTTTAAAACGAGCGACCTTATCGCCACGATGAAGTTACCCGCAATTGCACTTATTATCTATGCCTTTATGATGAGCGTTATGAAATACCAACCGTTAGGCCTGGTTGATGGCGAATATATTGGCGGGGCACTTGCGGCGCTCTGTATTATTCCGCTGCTCTTTATTAAGGGAGATAAGCCGCTTTCGTCACTGTTATACCGCGTAATTGCCCCGATTATTGGCGGCATTGTTATCGTGCTGGTAAGCCTTCCACCTTCCTCCGTTGTCCATAGTATTGCGCTCGTAGGTGTGTATGTGTTTCTTTCAGCCCTGGCTATTCTGGCACTGGCTCAGATTATCGCCATTATGAATGCCGGCGAATTTCCTGCCGCATTTGTCACCTGCGCTGCCCTCGCATCAGGCAGCGTTGTGTCGCTTATCGGCCTTATTTGGACAAAATTATTTGGCGGATTATCGGACTATCAGCCAATTGTTTTTGTGCTTATCTCGCTTTACTGCGCGCTCATGCTTATTTCATTTGGATGGGAAAGTTGGCAACGCATTACGCAAGAAGCGCGTCCCAACGACGCGGACAACAACCAGGCGTCGTCCGCGTCATTCAGTCGGGGGCTTCCCCGTATTCCGAAGAGCCTTTCAGATAAACTTACCAATCGTGAAAACGAAATTCTTGTCTTTTTGGGACGCGGTTATTCCATTTCCTATATCGCCGAAAAGCTTTTCATTAGCGAAAGTACGGTGCGCACTCACGTCAAACATATCTACGCCAAACTGGGTATACACTCGCGAGAAGATCTATTCGCGCTTATCGACCAGAGCGCAGAGGTAGAAACTATCTAA
- a CDS encoding DEAD/DEAH box helicase, giving the protein MISERALQLAFGKATVAKGVGLAKWGLRLHDRTVSYQQDLTYLSCTFSPATSHYNEDYETQVILDESQNRIIDANCTCPAADLSNACKHMAALVYDFGLRASQYEGYDFGHHAQTSPSVLEAMRLAGIHTAQNVRQRAGHAQQESELAIQKTFSLIPEFTLDYTGWGIRCKVSDGTTEYVVKAIDAFLARVEAEDFFAYGKKLAFVHTRQAFDERSRVLIDFLQRASRIRRSALQQGYHFASSFSLGRELHLVEAELADLLELYLGNSVSLSVSDSKRSRARRVRVIDGNPPLELTLAPLSGGGCRIQYDSAFEIIKGDKALWLFDGQTFYRCDASVADIEWFLRSIYNEDSERILISAEDVPTFCSTVLPAVKSVITIQAPAEYDKYTPQTGELQFYFDRHDGLVTCDVQARYGDRSFSVLDPIQPEGFSRNTALEQVARDVIARYLEEAPFGFDDGAEAEGFASDGFGGVYFIAEDDDERLACLLFGGLTVISQVGEVFTTDAFDRLTAPSRPMVAVGVSIQSDLLNLSVSSDLIPAKEIAALLSAYRLHKRYHRLKNGMFIDLSQGDLSEAAALAEELGLTAQQLSRGSIELPSYQAFLVNTLVSDDEKDDSFSQWIEQFNPQQAASHAIPDSLRGVLRPYQEEGFCWLAHLCDVGMGGILADEMGLGKSVQLIALMVSRSLSHAHTNRSNLIVCPASLVYNWLAEFDRFAPHLRVAALVGTASEREALRQRTDIDVYVTSYDLARRDIEHFANYRFDCLALDEAQYIKNHATQAARAMKAIPADHRFALTGTPIENRLSELWSIFDFLMPGLLGSYRRFRDRYDKPIVEGNTKIAERLRQATAPFILRRRKAEVLTDLPDKLESIISVRLEGKQRDLYQAHEARLRQSIKSTDDARFSTGKLEVLAEITRLRQLCCDPALVYDDYRGPASKLDAIADIVEGSRDAGEKTLVFSQFTSFLSRIAQRLDEMDIAYHTITGATPKQTRVQLVNAFNSDEVPVFLISLKAGGTGLNLTGASVVVHADPWWNAAAEDQATDRAHRIGQKRDVTVYKLIEHDTIEERIVKLQETKHTFVDQIIGAGATPSLASLTKDDLLALLS; this is encoded by the coding sequence ATGATCTCAGAAAGAGCTTTGCAGCTTGCCTTTGGCAAAGCGACTGTGGCTAAAGGCGTAGGTCTTGCAAAGTGGGGTTTACGTCTGCATGATCGTACTGTTTCTTACCAGCAGGATCTCACGTACTTGTCGTGCACCTTTTCGCCGGCTACCTCGCATTACAACGAAGACTATGAGACACAAGTTATTCTCGACGAGTCTCAGAATCGCATTATCGATGCTAACTGCACCTGCCCAGCAGCTGATCTATCGAATGCATGCAAGCATATGGCAGCGCTCGTGTACGATTTTGGACTACGCGCTTCCCAATATGAAGGGTATGACTTTGGGCATCACGCCCAAACATCGCCAAGCGTACTTGAAGCGATGCGATTAGCTGGAATACATACCGCTCAAAACGTTCGGCAGCGGGCGGGGCACGCTCAGCAGGAATCCGAGCTTGCTATACAGAAGACCTTCTCGCTTATTCCCGAATTCACCCTCGATTACACCGGGTGGGGTATTCGTTGTAAGGTGAGCGACGGGACAACGGAATACGTTGTTAAGGCGATTGATGCTTTTTTAGCTCGGGTAGAAGCTGAGGATTTCTTTGCGTATGGCAAAAAGCTCGCATTCGTTCATACACGCCAGGCATTTGACGAGCGTAGTCGTGTGCTTATCGACTTTCTTCAACGTGCTTCTCGTATCCGCCGCAGTGCTTTGCAGCAGGGATACCACTTTGCTTCATCATTCAGCTTGGGGCGCGAATTACATCTGGTCGAAGCGGAATTGGCTGACCTGCTTGAACTGTATCTGGGCAATTCGGTGTCGCTTTCTGTAAGCGACTCAAAACGCTCACGGGCACGGCGCGTGCGCGTGATTGATGGCAATCCGCCGTTGGAACTAACACTTGCCCCTTTATCGGGCGGGGGTTGTCGCATTCAATACGATTCGGCGTTCGAAATAATCAAAGGCGATAAAGCGCTCTGGTTGTTTGATGGTCAGACCTTTTACCGCTGCGATGCATCAGTGGCAGATATCGAATGGTTCTTGCGGAGCATCTATAACGAAGATTCAGAACGCATACTGATTTCTGCCGAGGATGTCCCGACTTTTTGTTCGACGGTACTTCCTGCAGTAAAGAGCGTTATCACTATTCAGGCACCAGCAGAGTATGACAAGTACACTCCACAGACGGGTGAGTTGCAATTTTACTTCGATCGTCACGATGGGCTGGTTACCTGTGATGTACAGGCACGCTACGGTGACCGTTCATTTTCGGTGCTCGATCCCATTCAGCCTGAAGGATTCTCTCGAAATACAGCACTTGAACAGGTCGCGCGTGATGTAATCGCCCGCTATCTTGAGGAGGCTCCCTTTGGGTTTGATGATGGTGCCGAAGCCGAAGGTTTTGCAAGCGATGGCTTTGGTGGGGTGTATTTCATTGCGGAAGATGATGACGAACGTCTTGCGTGTTTGCTTTTTGGTGGACTTACCGTGATATCTCAGGTTGGTGAGGTGTTCACGACCGATGCATTCGATCGCTTAACAGCGCCCTCTCGTCCGATGGTAGCAGTGGGGGTGTCAATCCAATCTGATCTGTTAAACCTATCCGTTTCGTCCGATCTTATTCCAGCTAAAGAAATTGCAGCGCTGCTTAGTGCTTATCGGCTTCACAAGCGCTATCACCGCCTGAAGAATGGCATGTTTATTGATCTTTCGCAGGGCGATTTGTCCGAGGCTGCTGCGCTGGCAGAGGAACTGGGGTTGACTGCTCAGCAGTTATCGCGCGGTTCAATTGAGCTTCCTTCTTACCAAGCATTTCTTGTAAATACGCTTGTGAGCGACGATGAAAAGGACGATTCGTTCTCTCAATGGATAGAGCAGTTTAATCCACAACAGGCTGCCTCGCATGCTATTCCCGATAGTTTACGCGGGGTATTGCGTCCCTATCAGGAAGAGGGATTTTGCTGGTTGGCGCATCTCTGTGATGTTGGCATGGGGGGCATTCTTGCTGATGAAATGGGTTTAGGAAAATCAGTTCAACTTATTGCATTGATGGTGAGTCGAAGTCTTTCTCATGCGCACACCAATCGAAGCAATCTAATCGTCTGTCCAGCATCACTGGTATATAACTGGCTTGCTGAATTCGATCGCTTTGCGCCACATCTGCGTGTTGCCGCGTTGGTGGGTACTGCCTCTGAACGTGAGGCTCTGCGCCAGCGTACCGACATTGATGTGTATGTGACTTCGTACGATTTAGCCCGTCGTGATATTGAGCACTTTGCAAACTACCGCTTCGATTGCCTTGCCCTTGACGAGGCACAATACATTAAAAACCATGCAACGCAGGCAGCACGAGCAATGAAAGCCATTCCAGCTGATCATCGCTTTGCCCTGACGGGTACACCTATCGAGAACCGTTTGAGTGAGCTGTGGAGCATCTTCGACTTTCTGATGCCGGGACTGTTAGGCAGCTATCGCCGGTTCCGCGATCGGTATGACAAGCCTATTGTGGAGGGAAACACGAAGATAGCCGAGCGACTTCGGCAGGCAACTGCGCCATTTATCTTACGGCGGCGCAAGGCGGAGGTACTAACCGATTTGCCTGACAAACTTGAGTCGATTATTTCTGTTCGGTTAGAAGGAAAGCAGCGCGATTTGTATCAAGCCCATGAAGCGCGCTTGCGCCAGTCGATTAAAAGCACTGATGATGCCCGTTTTTCAACAGGCAAACTCGAAGTACTTGCAGAAATCACCCGCCTGCGTCAGCTCTGCTGCGATCCAGCTTTGGTATACGACGACTATCGTGGCCCTGCATCGAAGCTCGATGCCATTGCCGACATCGTGGAAGGAAGTCGTGATGCAGGAGAGAAAACACTCGTGTTTTCTCAATTCACAAGCTTTCTTTCACGTATTGCACAGCGGCTTGATGAAATGGACATTGCATATCACACCATTACAGGAGCTACTCCTAAACAAACACGTGTGCAGTTAGTTAATGCTTTCAATAGCGATGAAGTGCCGGTATTTCTTATATCGCTCAAGGCCGGTGGCACAGGGTTGAACCTTACAGGGGCGTCGGTGGTCGTGCATGCCGACCCCTGGTGGAATGCGGCGGCAGAAGATCAAGCGACTGACCGAGCACATCGTATCGGCCAAAAGCGCGATGTAACGGTGTATAAGCTGATTGAGCACGACACCATCGAAGAGCGCATTGTCAAGCTGCAAGAGACCAAACATACCTTTGTTGATCAGATAATAGGCGCCGGGGCAACGCCGTCGCTTGCTTCCTTAACGAAGGACGACTTACTTGCGCTGCTTTCTTAA
- the htpG gene encoding molecular chaperone HtpG, whose protein sequence is MRVFKTESKKLLDLMINSIYTNREIFLRELLSNASDAQDKLYFKSLTDDSIQIGKSDLVINVAFDKDARTVTVTDSGIGMDKEGLEANLGTIAHSDSLEFKQAQDTASEVDIIGQFGVGFYSSFMVAKEVRVLTKKYGDDQAWEWKSDGIEGYTIKPAEKETHGTQVILTIKDNTDEENYDSYLTEYGLKDLIHRYSNYVRYPIQMLCTKSRQKPKPEDASDDYQPEWEEYTELETVNSMIPIWKRCKSDVSDEDYNEFYKSQFHDFTDPLRTISVHAEGALSYDVLLFIPARSPFDLWSKDYKKGLELYSSNVLIMEKCEELLPDYYNFVRGVVDSQDLTLNISRETLQHNSQLTAIARKVEKKISSELEKMLKDAREDYEKFFEQFGRNLKYGIYTSYGTKKDELGGLLLFYSAKQQKMVTLDEYIEAMGDDQKAIYYAAGESVDRLAKMPMVTSVLAHGYDVLLCTQDVDDFCFQAMQSYGEKELKNVAGGNLDLESESDKTAAEEATKENEALISAMKEALGDKVVKVAVSPVLTDAPSALSSEGPISLEMEKVMAGMPDAEGMKSQRVLELNANHPVFDVLRSAQEAGDTEKVTDYTELLYNQALLVEGLPIEDPVSYAQAVCKLMK, encoded by the coding sequence ATGCGTGTTTTTAAGACAGAAAGCAAAAAGCTCCTGGATTTGATGATTAATTCTATTTATACGAATCGCGAGATATTCCTGCGCGAATTGCTCAGCAATGCGTCTGATGCGCAAGATAAGCTCTACTTCAAAAGCCTGACGGATGATTCCATCCAAATTGGCAAAAGTGATCTAGTTATCAATGTGGCATTCGATAAGGACGCTCGCACGGTAACGGTTACCGATTCTGGCATCGGCATGGATAAAGAAGGCCTTGAAGCGAACCTCGGCACAATTGCTCATTCAGATAGTTTGGAATTTAAGCAGGCGCAGGATACCGCATCAGAAGTGGATATCATTGGTCAGTTTGGCGTGGGGTTCTATTCGTCGTTTATGGTCGCCAAAGAAGTGCGCGTTCTTACCAAGAAATACGGCGACGATCAGGCGTGGGAATGGAAGTCGGATGGAATTGAAGGCTATACGATCAAGCCAGCTGAAAAAGAAACGCATGGCACTCAGGTAATCCTGACGATTAAGGACAACACTGACGAAGAAAACTACGATTCATATTTAACCGAATATGGATTGAAAGATCTTATCCATCGCTATAGCAATTATGTTCGTTACCCCATTCAGATGCTCTGCACGAAGAGCCGTCAGAAGCCTAAGCCTGAGGATGCTAGCGACGACTATCAGCCTGAATGGGAAGAATATACCGAGCTCGAAACGGTTAATTCCATGATTCCCATTTGGAAGCGCTGTAAAAGCGACGTGTCCGATGAAGACTACAACGAGTTCTACAAGAGCCAATTTCATGACTTCACCGATCCACTGCGTACCATTTCGGTGCATGCAGAAGGTGCGCTGAGCTACGATGTCCTGCTGTTTATTCCTGCCCGATCGCCCTTTGACCTGTGGAGCAAGGACTACAAGAAGGGTCTCGAACTGTATAGCAGCAATGTGCTCATCATGGAAAAGTGCGAAGAGCTGCTGCCTGATTACTACAACTTCGTGCGTGGCGTTGTCGACAGCCAGGACCTAACACTGAATATCAGTCGTGAAACTCTGCAGCACAATAGCCAGCTGACAGCCATTGCACGCAAGGTTGAGAAGAAGATCTCAAGCGAGCTAGAAAAGATGCTCAAGGATGCGCGCGAGGACTATGAAAAGTTCTTTGAGCAGTTCGGCCGCAATTTGAAATATGGCATCTACACGAGTTATGGCACAAAGAAAGATGAACTCGGTGGGTTGCTGCTGTTCTATTCAGCCAAGCAGCAGAAGATGGTAACGCTTGATGAGTACATCGAAGCAATGGGTGACGACCAAAAAGCCATCTACTATGCAGCAGGTGAAAGCGTCGATCGTCTGGCTAAGATGCCGATGGTGACCAGCGTGTTGGCACACGGCTACGACGTGCTGCTGTGCACTCAGGATGTTGATGATTTCTGCTTCCAGGCTATGCAGTCTTATGGCGAAAAAGAACTTAAAAATGTGGCTGGCGGCAATCTCGATTTGGAAAGTGAAAGCGATAAAACTGCCGCTGAAGAAGCCACCAAAGAAAACGAGGCGCTTATTTCTGCCATGAAAGAAGCACTTGGCGATAAGGTGGTAAAAGTAGCTGTTTCACCGGTGCTTACTGATGCTCCCTCGGCTTTGAGTTCGGAAGGCCCTATTAGTCTTGAGATGGAAAAGGTTATGGCAGGCATGCCTGATGCTGAAGGCATGAAAAGCCAGCGAGTACTCGAGCTGAATGCAAACCATCCAGTGTTCGATGTGCTGCGCAGCGCGCAGGAAGCAGGGGATACCGAAAAGGTAACAGACTACACGGAGCTTCTTTACAATCAGGCGCTTCTGGTGGAAGGGCTGCCCATTGAAGATCCGGTTTCCTATGCGCAGGCAGTATGTAAGCTGATGAAATAA
- a CDS encoding glycoside hydrolase family 25 protein, whose protein sequence is MRASREHGDTPLKTPKTMRSEYRRHHRASRSPIHQSHRIRPVSSSITRRTPGCFRTFFAAVILFVLISAGCSYILQSCTTSTAQQEEQPVHYNAKETLINQNGYDWNNLSKDTSGHYRYEIDGQTVSKLGIDVSEHQEQIDWSQVKSDGVDFAFIRLGYRGTSAGNIRLDETFQENLAEAKEAGIDRGVYFFSQAVNEDEAREEARFVLDSLNGEELEYPVAIDLEPSDSTKGSRIDSLSRKQVTDNVTAFCEVIEEAGYPMMIYGNTSDLDRIDFNRLRNYPIWFAQYGQVPDSLTAFSIWQYTEKGTVAGVSGAVDLNLQPITTE, encoded by the coding sequence GTGCGAGCATCTCGCGAACACGGCGACACACCCCTTAAAACACCTAAGACGATGCGCTCTGAGTATCGACGCCATCACCGTGCGTCACGCAGCCCCATCCACCAAAGCCATCGTATCCGCCCTGTTAGCAGTTCTATAACTCGGCGCACACCCGGTTGTTTCCGCACCTTTTTTGCCGCGGTCATACTTTTTGTGCTGATATCCGCTGGTTGTTCGTACATCCTTCAATCCTGCACCACTTCTACCGCGCAGCAGGAAGAACAGCCTGTTCACTACAATGCCAAAGAAACATTAATCAACCAGAACGGATACGACTGGAATAACCTCTCGAAAGATACTTCTGGACATTACCGCTACGAAATCGACGGTCAAACTGTCTCGAAGCTCGGCATCGATGTTTCCGAACACCAAGAACAAATCGACTGGTCGCAGGTAAAAAGTGACGGCGTCGACTTTGCTTTTATTCGCTTGGGCTATCGAGGAACGAGCGCCGGCAACATCCGATTGGACGAAACTTTTCAAGAGAACCTCGCCGAAGCAAAAGAAGCAGGGATTGATCGCGGCGTCTACTTCTTTTCCCAGGCAGTCAATGAAGATGAAGCACGCGAAGAGGCTCGCTTTGTTCTCGATTCCCTCAATGGTGAAGAGTTGGAATATCCCGTCGCTATCGACCTCGAGCCAAGCGACTCGACCAAAGGCAGTCGTATTGATTCCTTAAGCCGCAAACAGGTTACGGACAATGTAACCGCCTTCTGCGAAGTTATCGAAGAGGCAGGCTACCCCATGATGATATATGGGAATACTAGCGACTTGGATCGTATTGATTTCAATCGCCTGCGCAACTATCCCATCTGGTTTGCCCAATACGGCCAGGTTCCTGATTCCCTGACAGCCTTTTCGATCTGGCAATACACTGAAAAGGGGACTGTCGCCGGCGTTAGTGGAGCGGTTGATCTTAACTTGCAGCCAATCACAACAGAATGA